CAATGCACAATTCATACAAAAACCCGAGATTCTTCATCTACGTACGGAATGACAATTGATGTCATGCTGAGCATAGCGAAGCATCTCGGGTTAAATTAGTGAACTATCACTTCAAATATTTATCAAACCAAGCAGTTATTTCTTCTAATCTTTTTATTCTATTCTTTGGTTTTCCGGATCTTGAAAGGTCATGATTTTCTCCTTTAAAGGCTACTAGCCTTGATTCTACGCCATGATACTTTAGGGCAGTGAACATTTGTAGTCCTTCTGGTATCCAACATCTATAATCCTCTTCTGAATGTATGAATAAGGTAGGTGTGATTACATTATCTGCATATTTCAGTGGAGAGTGAAACCACATTTTTTCAACGTTATCCCAAGGAGTACTTGCTACTTGGTCATCTGCAAAATAATATCCAATATCACTTGTTCCAAAGAAAGATATCCAATTAGAGATACTTCTTTGGGATACAGCAGCCTTAAATCTTGAAGTATGACCTATTATCCAGTTGGTCATAAAACCTCCATAGGAACCACCGGTAACCCCTAATCTATCCTCATCTATAGAAGGATAATTCATTAGTACAAGGTCTGTAAAATCCATTATGTCATCGTAATCAATAGTTCCATATTGTCCTCTTATGTCGGAAAACTCATCGCCATAACCATCGCTTCCCCTTGGGTTACAATAGAATACAAAGTATCCTTCATTAGCCCAGTATTGCATTTCATGAAAGAATACTTCTCCGAATACAGTTTTAGGGCCACCATGAATATTCAAAATTGCGGGATATGTCTTATCTTCTTCATAGTCAACTGGTTTTAATACCCAACCTTCTATTTGTTTTTCATCTTCCAATTTAAATAATAATTTTTCTGGAGTAGAGAGTTTTTTCTCTTTCATAACCCAAGAATTAAAATGAGTTAATTGGGTTTCCTTTGTATTTAGTAAATATATTTCCTGTAATTTTAAATATCTTAATCCAATGAAATATATCTTACCATTTACTACATCAAAACCGTCTATTGAACCATTAGGGGATGATAACTTTTCACTATTGCCATTGATATCAATTCTGTGTATAAAGGAATTTGCTCCTTCCGTAGTAGTATAATATAGGTAGTCGCCGTCCACCTTTGCACTTCTAGAGCTACCATATCTACAATCAGATCCAACTGAATTCCATGTTGAACAGTCAAAATCAGATATTTTATCTACTGTATAACCAGTAAAATCAGTTATGTAGATATTTGGATTTTGATTTATTCCATGGATTTGCATATTATTTCCAATAAAAACGATATTATCTCCTAAAAAGTCACAATGGCTGTAGTTGAAGCTTTGAAATGGAGAAATTTTTTCGTATTTATTCTCTTCTATACTATATAGATTTAACTCTGTATTAGTACTCATCTTATCTATGTAAGAAGATGTAATAAATGCAACAAATTTTCTATCCCTACTTATGGAATAGTCTTCAACATTAGAAAATTCATCTGTAATCATTTTTAATAGATTATTCTTTACATCATATGTGTAGAGACGATTTCTTTTTTTATTTGTATAATTATCTTCGCCGTTTGACCAGAAAGGAATTTCATCAATAATAACATAATCTTTTTTTTCTTTTAAGTCTTCTGTCAAAGGGTCGAAAGTAGCAGTTAATATGAAGTTATCCTCATCTATTTTCTTTATACTAGTGACATTTATAGGAATTTCAAAGGATTTTTGTGCTTCTCCACCATTTATTGATATTTCATAATAGGTTGTAAAGGCTTTTCCCTTTTCTTTTCTCTCTCTGTCCTTTTTGTTTCTAATTGCTGGGAATAATATGGATGTATCAGTTCTCCATATAAAGGATTTTTCCTCATCCAAGCTGGTTAACTTCATAATTTTATTTTCTTCATCTAAAATGTAGATGTTAGAAAGATATTTGTTTTCTTCAACGTCTGACTGATGAACTATAAAACCACAATTTTTACCATCTGATGACATACTTATACCTGATAGAAACTTATATTTAGTAAAATCATCTAGCTTAAGTTTTTCCAATTTTATTCCCCCAGTCTATATTATCCTCGAAATATTTTAAGATTTATATATCAGTCGAATTATTAAGCTCCCTCTTATATAAGTTTTCTTTATTGTACTTATAATTACTTAGGTCAATAATCTTATGGTTTTGCTGATTTATCTTTAGCTGATATAAATATATAAAAACTATTTTTCCTAATTTAGTTATTTCCCATGTATATGTTGGACAAAAATTAATTTTCACTAGACCTAGTGCCTTAAAGTATTCATTTATATGACTGATTTCATCAGACAGTCCTTTATATTTAGAAATAATATATTTAACATCATATGATTTAGACTCTTCTAAGTCATTGAATAAATCAAGCAAATTTGTCTTTGTTTTATTATCTTGTATAAAACCCATGTTCCAAATACAGTTAAAAATTAATAAGAATTTTTCTCCATCCTTTAATCTTATAAAGTTTGTACCTTTTTTAGATAGGACTATTTTATTGTCTTCTATAGCTATCAGTTCTAGTTTTATAGATAAATTATAAAACATATCTATCATGGTTAATTCCCGTTGTCTAGGCTGATAATCATCTATGTTATCAATATCAGAGAATAATAGGCATAGATCAAACATAAATTGTTTCTTTATTTTCTTTCTTTTTTCAGTTAGCTCTACTTCCTTATTAATGATATAAAGTAAAAACTTATCAAAATCCATTAAGAAGATTAAAGCGTCTTCATTCAGTGCTTCAGAAATTTTAGAATCCAATACTCTATCTACTTCAAATGGGGTACTAAGATTATTTAATTTCTCCATATATGAAAATCTGATTTTGCTAACCTCCATAATATCCAAATAGCTTTCTTTAAAATCAGGGTCCTTTTTATTTAAGAAACTTAAATAATTTTTAAATGTATTAATATAAGAATTAAGTTCTTCTATTGAACTTATAAATTCATCCTCAATGGCTATATCGAAAAACAGCTTAAAGTCAAGGTCATCTAGATCATACAGAGTTAAATCTTCCTGAGATAGATAGTAATCAAAGAACTCAATAAGATTTGTTATATGTTCTTTAATCTCAAAACTATTGCATTTATGGGATAAATATCCTTCAAATTCATCTAACTCATCATATAGATAAGAGTTTAAATCTTCATCTAAATCCATAGCGCTTAAAATACAATTATTATAAATTTTAATTACCTCTAAAGAGTACTTCTTTAGATAATCCTTAATAATTAGATCTGGATGTTCTTTTCTTTTATTATTAAAATCAATTATAAAGTCTTCTATAAACATTGATTTTACAGAACGAGGTAAAAAACTAACATCTTCTATAAAGGTATATTCATCAATTATTTTACCTATTCTTGCAAATATGAAATCTCCTTGGGCTAAGATATTGTTTATTTGTTTTTCCCAAATAGAGAATTCCTTATTTTGCAGTATGTCATGAACAATCATATGATTGTCCTTGATTTCTATTAGCTCAAATAAAGACACAAAAGATTTGCTTTTATCAATTAATACCTCACGTTCAAGTTTGCTTAATGATTTAGAACTATAATCTAAAAATTTCTCTATAAATGTTTTTCCATCTTCATCAATGTAATCTATACTAAGCCATGTATTGAATTTAATTCTATTACTATCATCAATTGAAAATGGGAATTCTATTTCAAGCTTTTCCATTATTTCATCTATCTTGATTTCTTTATCTATAAATTCATATAATTTTTTAGTAGTATGTTTGTCTAATCTGTGCAATAAATCATAATTTAATTTTGGCATTTTTTCCTCCACCTAAATACTTTCATACTCATTATATAATAACAATCTATACCCTTCCAGTGAAATTTCACAAAATCAAAGATTTTCACTTACAGTACTCCTGATTTTATTCCTGCGGAGCACATTAATGTTGGGAAACTTCTACTGTTGGGCACAGACAATTATAACCCAAGATAATCCCGGGTTATAATCGTTTCTCAATTTCTATTAAATTAAGTAATATTCTATTTAGGTGAAAGTTATACACAATATCAAGTTCATCTTTTTCCCTTGAACTTTTGATAAATTCGCTAGAATAGATTTGCTTGAACAATTCAGCGTTCTTCTCATTTAAGATAGGCTTCATATCTAGTCTAATTATAGTATGTAAATCATTATATATCTCATCGGTCATTTGTATGACCTCAACTGATGCTTCGCTAATTTTACTTTTAGTAAAATTATAATGAAGCTCCTGTTTGTACAAATTAAAGCTATTCTCTAAAGAATTTAACTCCTTTGTCAGGTCCTCTAATCTAATTTCTTTGTCCTTGTAGATTAGATTATAAACTAAGGATTTGCTAGTTTTATATATGAGTGTCTTTGATTGTATAAATACCTTCTTAACATCAGGTGCAGCTATAAAATAGTTTATTAAGGTTCCAACTGCTATACCAACAAATGTTGCTAATAACCTGTAAGTTGCATAAGGAATTCTCTCATCTACATCACTTAGAAAGATTGATAGATATACATAACAGGATAGCTGCAAGGTTTTCTTCCAACCGAAGAGGTTATTAATAGTTATAATCATAATAATCCCAATACTGAGAAAAATATAATTATGTGGTAATAATGAAGAAAATATAAAACCAATAATCGCTCCCACGAAAGTTCCAAACATTCGTGTCTTACCTGATTTAAAGGATTCTGATACAGATGATTCCATGGAGCTAATTGCGCCAATCCCTGCGAACAGAGGGCCCTCTAAATTCAAAAGCTCTACTAAGAACATACTAAATCCAACAGCAGCTCCTGTTTTTAGAGTTCGCAAACCTATTTTAAATTTCTTAAGTTCTAGCATAAAAATACCCCACTATGTAGTAATATTTAAATTATTTGAGTACAATACTATATTTATACCATCTTTATAAGAATTAAAACAATTGTTAACAATTTATACACAATAAACATACGATTATTTGAAGTTCTCCACAGACTTGTTCACATTATCCACAGAATTGCATATATTTTGTCCACAGACTATTAACAATTTGAAATTATTTGAAATTATGTTTATATGGAATGATTTTATGGGTATTATAATATCAAATAGTATAAGTCTAAGATTTATATGAAGGCTTATATGAAAGGAGTTGGGTTTATGAAATTAAATTTTGCTGGTAAGAATGTGGAGGTAACTCAGGCACTTAAGGATGTAACTAACAAGAAATTTGGAAAGTTAGATAAGTATTTTCAAAAAGACATTGTAGGGAATGTTACGTTCAGTACAGAAAAGAATAGGAAAATAATCGAGGTTACCATAAACCTACCTGGAACAATTTTGCGAGCTGAAGAATCAAGTGATGATATGTATGCATCAATTGATAGAACAGTTGATATTTTGGAAAGGCAAATTAGGAAATATAAAACAAGATTACAAAAAAGATATCAAAATAATAATGAGACGATTAGATTTGAAAATGTAGTACCGCTACCTAATGGAGAGGATTCGGCAGATAAATCATCAGTGGTAAAGAGAAAGAAATTTAATTTGAAACCTATGTCAGTTGATGAAGCTATATTGCAAATGGAATTATTAAGACATAATTTCTTCGTTTACACAGATTCCGAAACTTCAGATGTTTCTGTAGTATATAAAAGGAAAGATGGGAACTATGGTCTGATTCAACCAGAACCTTAAGATATAGAAGTGCAGGATGAGAATCCTGCACTTTTTCATGACCTAACAGAAATCTTCGATTTCGTTGTAGGTCAGATATCGCGAAGTCTAAATCCTCTGATTTAGTTTACGGAGCCGACTCATGACC
The DNA window shown above is from Tissierella sp. Yu-01 and carries:
- a CDS encoding S9 family peptidase, with the translated sequence MEKLKLDDFTKYKFLSGISMSSDGKNCGFIVHQSDVEENKYLSNIYILDEENKIMKLTSLDEEKSFIWRTDTSILFPAIRNKKDRERKEKGKAFTTYYEISINGGEAQKSFEIPINVTSIKKIDEDNFILTATFDPLTEDLKEKKDYVIIDEIPFWSNGEDNYTNKKRNRLYTYDVKNNLLKMITDEFSNVEDYSISRDRKFVAFITSSYIDKMSTNTELNLYSIEENKYEKISPFQSFNYSHCDFLGDNIVFIGNNMQIHGINQNPNIYITDFTGYTVDKISDFDCSTWNSVGSDCRYGSSRSAKVDGDYLYYTTTEGANSFIHRIDINGNSEKLSSPNGSIDGFDVVNGKIYFIGLRYLKLQEIYLLNTKETQLTHFNSWVMKEKKLSTPEKLLFKLEDEKQIEGWVLKPVDYEEDKTYPAILNIHGGPKTVFGEVFFHEMQYWANEGYFVFYCNPRGSDGYGDEFSDIRGQYGTIDYDDIMDFTDLVLMNYPSIDEDRLGVTGGSYGGFMTNWIIGHTSRFKAAVSQRSISNWISFFGTSDIGYYFADDQVASTPWDNVEKMWFHSPLKYADNVITPTLFIHSEEDYRCWIPEGLQMFTALKYHGVESRLVAFKGENHDLSRSGKPKNRIKRLEEITAWFDKYLK
- a CDS encoding aromatic acid exporter family protein, translated to MLELKKFKIGLRTLKTGAAVGFSMFLVELLNLEGPLFAGIGAISSMESSVSESFKSGKTRMFGTFVGAIIGFIFSSLLPHNYIFLSIGIIMIITINNLFGWKKTLQLSCYVYLSIFLSDVDERIPYATYRLLATFVGIAVGTLINYFIAAPDVKKVFIQSKTLIYKTSKSLVYNLIYKDKEIRLEDLTKELNSLENSFNLYKQELHYNFTKSKISEASVEVIQMTDEIYNDLHTIIRLDMKPILNEKNAELFKQIYSSEFIKSSREKDELDIVYNFHLNRILLNLIEIEKRL
- the raiA gene encoding ribosome-associated translation inhibitor RaiA, which gives rise to MKLNFAGKNVEVTQALKDVTNKKFGKLDKYFQKDIVGNVTFSTEKNRKIIEVTINLPGTILRAEESSDDMYASIDRTVDILERQIRKYKTRLQKRYQNNNETIRFENVVPLPNGEDSADKSSVVKRKKFNLKPMSVDEAILQMELLRHNFFVYTDSETSDVSVVYKRKDGNYGLIQPEP